In Bradyrhizobium guangxiense, the following are encoded in one genomic region:
- a CDS encoding alpha/beta fold hydrolase — MVDKTDKRPGGPGHAPDEPLLWPFTAARLAMDACFWWVERGQAEQDESTLPWTTPNRVALELATMHLRDCSQTRSGQPVLVCAPYALHRALIADFAPGHSVVQSLQAGGIDRIYLTDWRSATPSMRYLSIDSYLSDLNVAVDEIGAPVDLVGLCQGGWLSLLYAARFPAKVRRLVLVGAPVDLSIESSLRRLTRNAPEMVYDQLVARGGGNVSGGGMLRLWSKAPNRDDIVASLQTDLSDEEGAALLARFERWNAETLDLPGKYYLEIVSRIFRENQIASGSFVALGRVVDLKVVKAPVFLLAGLDDDVVPAVQALATAKLVGTPPAFIAAASEPSNHLGLFMGARTHAHAWPRIAQWLRDDLSGVLARSA, encoded by the coding sequence ATGGTGGACAAGACCGATAAACGGCCGGGTGGACCGGGTCATGCTCCTGACGAGCCGCTGCTATGGCCTTTTACGGCGGCGCGGCTCGCCATGGATGCTTGCTTCTGGTGGGTCGAGCGCGGCCAGGCCGAGCAGGACGAGAGCACCCTGCCGTGGACGACGCCGAACCGCGTTGCGCTGGAGCTTGCGACGATGCACCTGCGCGACTGCTCGCAGACCCGGTCAGGCCAGCCGGTCCTGGTCTGCGCGCCCTATGCGCTGCATCGGGCCCTGATCGCCGATTTCGCACCCGGCCACAGCGTTGTGCAGTCTCTGCAAGCTGGCGGCATCGACCGGATCTATCTCACCGATTGGCGGTCAGCGACCCCCAGCATGCGCTATCTCTCGATCGACAGCTATCTCAGCGATCTCAACGTCGCCGTCGACGAGATCGGCGCGCCGGTCGATCTGGTCGGCCTGTGCCAGGGTGGTTGGCTGTCGCTGCTCTATGCGGCACGCTTTCCGGCCAAGGTACGGCGGCTGGTGCTGGTCGGCGCGCCCGTGGATCTGTCGATCGAGTCCTCGTTGCGCCGGCTCACCCGCAACGCGCCCGAGATGGTCTACGACCAGCTCGTCGCGCGCGGTGGCGGCAATGTCAGCGGCGGGGGGATGCTCCGCTTGTGGTCAAAGGCGCCAAACCGCGATGATATCGTCGCGTCCTTGCAGACAGATCTGTCGGACGAGGAGGGCGCGGCGCTGCTCGCGCGCTTTGAGCGCTGGAATGCGGAGACGCTCGATCTGCCGGGCAAATATTACCTGGAGATCGTCAGCCGGATCTTCCGGGAGAACCAGATCGCCAGCGGCAGTTTCGTGGCGCTCGGCCGCGTGGTGGATCTGAAGGTCGTCAAGGCGCCGGTCTTCCTGCTGGCCGGGCTCGACGACGACGTCGTGCCGGCCGTGCAGGCGCTCGCCACCGCCAAGCTCGTCGGCACGCCACCGGCCTTCATTGCGGCCGCCTCCGAGCCGAGCAATCACCTCGGCCTGTTCATGGGGGCGCGCACCCACGCCCATGCCTGGCCGCGGATCGCGCAATGGCTGCGCGACGATCTGTCGGGCGTGCTGGCCCGCAGCGCCTGA
- the pncA gene encoding bifunctional nicotinamidase/pyrazinamidase, translating into MRLAMKISDRDVLLAIDVQNDFCTGGALAVPGGEKVVPAINRIAQKFVNVVLTQDWHPRDHVSFAPNHAGKQPFQTIELDYGTQVLWPAHCVQGTSGAEFHRDLDVARASLVVRKGFRRGIDSYSALFENDHRTATGLLGYLRERELKTVFVAGLALDFCVRFSAEDARKAGLEVAVIEDACRGIDLDGSIAATHRSFRDLGISVVSLEAFL; encoded by the coding sequence ATGAGATTGGCGATGAAGATTTCCGACCGCGACGTGCTGCTGGCGATCGACGTGCAGAACGACTTCTGCACCGGCGGCGCGCTCGCCGTTCCCGGCGGCGAGAAGGTCGTCCCCGCCATCAACCGAATCGCCCAAAAATTCGTCAATGTGGTGCTGACCCAGGACTGGCATCCGCGCGACCACGTCTCGTTCGCGCCGAACCATGCGGGCAAGCAGCCGTTCCAGACCATCGAGCTCGACTACGGCACCCAGGTGCTCTGGCCGGCGCACTGCGTGCAGGGCACCTCGGGCGCCGAATTCCATCGCGATCTCGATGTCGCCAGGGCGAGCCTGGTCGTGCGCAAGGGGTTTCGCCGCGGCATCGATTCCTATTCGGCATTGTTCGAGAACGACCATCGGACGGCGACGGGCCTGCTCGGGTATTTGCGCGAACGCGAGCTGAAGACCGTCTTTGTCGCCGGTCTCGCGCTGGACTTCTGCGTCCGCTTCTCGGCCGAAGATGCGCGCAAGGCGGGGTTAGAGGTGGCCGTCATCGAGGACGCCTGCCGCGGCATCGATCTCGACGGCTCGATCGCCGCGACGCATCGGAGTTTTCGCGATCTCGGCATTTCCGTCGTCAGCCTCGAGGCGTTTCTGTAA
- the glk gene encoding glucokinase, whose amino-acid sequence MNIGKTGQILLADIGGTNARFALSRSESGQGGFEQTGPIDYVKVADFPTVREAIADVLARRSGGEQPQRAVLAVAGPVTNNRCVMTNSPWVIDGNELQPALGFDSVHVLNDFEVVAWSLPALQPADLIPLGGQDGLPGEPLLVVGPGTGFGVSCLVERHGARLAVVTEAGHAPLPAENEREERVIACLRRRLGHVSIERGALSGSGLQNLYEALAEIDGAQVPHRDAAAITKAALDGSCSISRATLEMFCAILGSVAGNLAVTFGARGGVYIAGGIVPRFREFLMASAFRARFEAKGRFQDYLRNIPTRLVIKPDASFVGLKMFADHNVD is encoded by the coding sequence ATGAATATCGGCAAGACAGGACAGATTCTTCTCGCCGATATCGGCGGCACCAATGCGCGCTTCGCGCTGAGCCGGAGCGAATCGGGCCAGGGCGGTTTCGAGCAGACCGGACCGATCGATTATGTGAAGGTCGCCGACTTCCCGACCGTCCGGGAGGCCATCGCGGACGTCCTCGCACGCCGCTCCGGCGGCGAGCAGCCGCAACGGGCCGTGCTGGCGGTCGCCGGCCCCGTCACCAACAACCGCTGCGTCATGACCAACAGTCCGTGGGTCATCGACGGCAACGAGCTGCAACCGGCACTCGGCTTCGACAGCGTCCATGTGCTCAACGACTTCGAGGTGGTCGCCTGGTCCCTGCCCGCCTTGCAGCCCGCCGATCTGATCCCGCTCGGCGGACAGGACGGCCTGCCCGGCGAGCCGCTGCTGGTGGTCGGACCCGGAACCGGCTTTGGCGTCTCCTGCCTGGTCGAGCGCCATGGCGCGCGACTGGCCGTCGTCACCGAAGCCGGGCACGCGCCCCTGCCGGCGGAGAACGAGCGCGAGGAACGCGTGATCGCGTGCTTGCGCAGACGCCTCGGCCACGTCTCGATCGAGCGTGGCGCGCTTTCGGGGTCGGGACTGCAAAACCTCTACGAAGCCTTGGCGGAGATTGACGGCGCTCAGGTTCCGCATCGCGACGCCGCCGCCATCACCAAGGCGGCCCTGGACGGCAGTTGCTCCATCAGCCGTGCGACGTTGGAGATGTTTTGCGCCATCCTCGGTTCCGTCGCCGGCAATCTCGCTGTGACATTCGGTGCCCGCGGTGGCGTCTATATCGCCGGTGGAATCGTGCCGCGCTTTCGCGAGTTCTTGATGGCCTCCGCGTTCCGCGCCCGGTTCGAAGCCAAGGGCCGGTTCCAGGACTATCTGCGGAACATCCCGACCCGGCTCGTGATCAAGCCCGACGCGAGCTTCGTTGGCCTGAAGATGTTTGCCGACCACAATGTGGATTGA
- a CDS encoding response regulator yields MADGLSVFLVEDEALIRMMIADMVAELGHHVVAEADNVRDASAFAMTAQYDLAILDINLMGVYVDPVADLIERRGKPFLFATGYGPELLPSLLRRRPILRKPIAMDQLKAMIDSMFPEGAVEAPH; encoded by the coding sequence ATGGCGGACGGACTCTCCGTTTTCCTGGTCGAAGACGAGGCGCTGATCCGGATGATGATCGCCGACATGGTGGCGGAACTCGGCCACCACGTCGTCGCGGAAGCGGATAATGTTCGGGACGCCAGCGCGTTCGCCATGACCGCGCAATACGATCTGGCCATCCTCGACATCAATCTGATGGGCGTCTACGTCGACCCCGTCGCCGACCTGATCGAGCGCCGCGGAAAGCCGTTTCTGTTCGCCACCGGCTACGGGCCGGAACTGCTGCCGTCCTTGCTCCGGCGCCGGCCGATCCTGCGCAAGCCGATCGCAATGGATCAGCTCAAGGCGATGATCGATTCGATGTTTCCGGAAGGCGCAGTCGAGGCGCCGCACTGA
- a CDS encoding Spy/CpxP family protein refolding chaperone produces MINPAPSARLHMRRCFALGAVLALLLGAAAVANAQGLVKGVQDGAAAGNKAAGPVGGVLGGAIGGVVGVFTGVLGVGNNGGNPPPPAAKDSGKDAKQPGAAKDKDAKSANKAGKGAKATKEAKNAPQGKDGKDVTVLTQPGAPQQTAEQIVANSDAYIERIKTELNLTPEQEKHWYGFSSAMHYLGHNGAERLNLRVARAKRDPPDDIIEQMRNESQFLIDRAADQRNVADAAEPLYSSLDDKQKQVFIQEMVRLSHERGLD; encoded by the coding sequence ATGATCAACCCGGCGCCGTCAGCGCGGCTTCACATGCGGCGATGTTTCGCGCTCGGGGCCGTGCTTGCGTTGCTGCTCGGTGCCGCCGCAGTGGCCAATGCTCAGGGCTTGGTCAAAGGCGTTCAGGACGGCGCGGCGGCCGGAAACAAGGCGGCAGGTCCGGTCGGTGGCGTGCTCGGCGGCGCGATCGGCGGCGTGGTCGGGGTCTTCACCGGCGTGCTCGGCGTCGGCAACAATGGCGGCAATCCGCCGCCGCCGGCTGCCAAAGACTCCGGCAAGGATGCCAAGCAGCCGGGCGCGGCCAAGGACAAGGATGCCAAGAGCGCCAACAAGGCGGGCAAGGGCGCCAAGGCCACCAAGGAGGCGAAGAACGCACCGCAGGGCAAGGACGGCAAAGACGTCACTGTCCTCACCCAGCCCGGCGCACCGCAGCAGACCGCCGAGCAGATCGTTGCCAACAGTGATGCCTATATCGAACGGATCAAGACCGAGCTGAACCTCACGCCTGAGCAGGAGAAGCACTGGTACGGTTTCTCCAGCGCGATGCACTACCTGGGACACAATGGTGCGGAGCGGCTCAACCTGCGGGTTGCCCGCGCCAAGCGGGATCCCCCCGACGACATCATCGAGCAGATGCGCAACGAGTCGCAGTTCCTGATCGACCGTGCCGCCGACCAGCGCAATGTCGCCGATGCCGCCGAGCCCCTTTATTCAAGCCTCGATGACAAGCAGAAGCAGGTCTTCATTCAGGAGATGGTGCGTCTGAGCCACGAGCGTGGATTGGATTGA